The genomic segment GAACATTGTTACAGGTATTATTTTAGATTACCGTGCCTTTGACACTTTTGTTGAGTCAAGTGTATTGTTTACTGCTTCAATTATAGTTTTGTTACTTCTAAAGAAAGAAAGGAACCCTAAGGATACAGGTACTTACGAAATCATTATAAAAAGTACTATTTTAAAAGAAGTAAGTAAAGTGCTAATACCTTGCATTCAGATTTTTGGGATTTATATAATTTTTTATGGACATCTAAGCCCAGGTGGGGGATTTGCAGGTGGAACAATTATAGGCACAAGTTTCATCTTATATAGAATAATTTATGGTAAAAAGTTTACAGATAAAAAATTACCATACGCAAGATTAATAACCTATCTATGTGGAGCAATTATGTTTTATGGGTTATTAAAAGGGTATAGTTTTATAACTGGTGGAAATCATTTAGGGCTTCCGCAGCCTAGTTTAGGAACACCAGGCAATATACTCAGTGGTGGATTTTTATTGCCACTTAACATATTAGTAGGAAGTATTGTAGCGATTACTATATACTTTTTTTTCAATTTATTTGACAGAGGGGAAATTTAATTATGGAAGGATTAATAAATAATTATTATGAGACTGGCGCAATCATACTGTTTGGAATTGGTTTTGCAATATTATTATTGCATAATAATTTAATAAAAAAAATAATTGGTATGAATATAATGGATACAGCAATTTTTTTATTTTTTATTGCAAAAGGATATATTTTAGGTAAAGATGCTCCCATTATTATAGGGGCGCATAAAGGAATTCAAGGTTACATCAATCCTGTTCCATCTGCGCTTATGCTTACTGGGATAGTTGTAGCAGTCAGTACAACAGCATTTGCCCTTGCACTAACAGTGAGGTTGTATGAAGGATACGGTACCATTGAACTAGATGAAATTATTAAGATGAGGAGTGATTAAAATGAGCCTAATCGAGAGTTTTCCACTTACAATTATATTGATATTGTTCATTTCGGCATTTATAATGCCTTTAATTAAAAACACAAAGATTGTTAAGGGTATTAGTTTAATATCAATGACAATAGTAATGATTTTAGCAGTGATAAATTTAATCTTTGTTATTAACAAGGGAGGATATTTATATAGAATTGGACATTTTAATGCACCTTATGGAATTGAATTCCGCATTGGAATAATTGAGGCTATAATGGGTTTGGTTTTTACATTTGTTTCACTTATGATAATTTGGTATTCAATTTATAGTATAGAAAAGGAAATCAAAGAATCAAAGGTAGCTTTATATTATTTACTTATAAACATTTTAATAGGTTCCTTACTCGGCGTAGTATATTCTAATGATTTGTTTAACTGTTTTGTATTTATAGAAGTAGGAACACTTGCGTCTTGTGGCACTATTATTGTTAAAGACAAAAAAGAAAACATAAAAGCCACTATGAAATATTTAATTATGAGTTGCATCGGATCCGGCCTTGTACTTATGGGAATTGCTTATTTGTATTCAATGACTGGGCATTTGAATATAGACTACATTCATGAAATATTAATTAAAAGCCACTTAAATTATCCAAATGCAGTACTGATTTCTATAGTTTTATTTATTGTTGGTCTTGGAGTAAAAAGTGCTATGTTCCCACTTCACAATTGGCTACCAGATGCCCATTCAAGTGCACCTACCTCCTCAAGTGCACTTTTATCTTCTTTAGTTTTAAAGGCATTTATTTTACTTTTAATTAAAATATTATATAGACTTTATGGAATAGAAATAATTAAGTATTATTCTGTTTTGAATATTATACTGATATTAGGTAGTTTAGGAATGATAATGGGCTCAGTTTTTGCTATCTTTCAAAAAAATATAAAAAGAGTTATAGCATATTCTACTGTGGCACAAATGGGGTATATATTTCTTGGTATAGGTCTTGGAACTGATTTAGGAGTTTCCATTGCTATATTCCATATTATTGGGCATTCGGTAACTAAATCAGCTTTGTTTTTATTAGTTGGTGGAATGATAGAACAAACAGGACATAAAACATTAGAACATTTAAAGGGAATAGGGAGAGAAATGCCACTAACCTTAGGATTATTTTCTATGGGTGCACTATCTATGATAGGAATTCCGATATTGCCTGGATTTGTAAGCAAGTGGCACTTATCTTTAGCATCTATAGCATCTGGAGATACAATTTTAGTAGCGGTTATATTGCTTAGCAGCTTATTAAATGCAGTATATTATTTTCCAATCATAATAAATGGATTTTTTGGAGAAGAAAATTTACAAGATAAAGTATATAAATCTAAAAGCAAACCTGTAAAAGAATTGATGCCTGTAATTTTTCTAGTGATTTCAATGGTTTACGTGGGATTAACATCTAGTGGTATTATAGATTTAATTAGCCTAGGACTTAAGTAGAGGAGATGCTTCGCAGTTGAATAATATCACAATAATAATACCAATTTTATTCCCATTTATATTAGCAATAATTATGGCAACAATAAAATTAGATGAAAAGAAAAGAAATATTTTTGTTAGTATGGGCGTTATATTAAATTTTATTTTTCTAGTTACTATATTTTATGTGTTTGGAGAAAGTAGAACTCATCTATTCAAAATAAATGAATTTCTAGATATTTATTTTAAAATAGATAAGTTAAGTATATTGTTTTCTTTATTAGTTGCAATTTTATGGATTTTCACTGCTTTCTATGCCATAGAATATATGAAACACGAAGGCAAAGAGAGAAAATTTTATACTTTTTTTCTTGCAACACTCGGTGTAACCATAGGAATTGCCTTTTCGGGAAATCTTATAACACTTTACGCTTTTTATGAATTTCTTACATTGTCAACCTTCCCGCTTGTAATTCACACTGATTCAAAAGAAGCGTTAAAAAGCGGGAAAAAATATCTGATATATTCATTTGTAGGAGCCACATTGGTTTTGCTTGGAATGATTTTATTATTCAGCATTACGAAGGATACAACATTTGATGCTCATGGTATTTTGCCAGCACTAACAAATGATAATAAAAACCTATATTTGGTAAGTTACGTTTCCATGTTTTTAGGTTTTGGAGTTAAAGCGGCCCTTGTGCCATTCCATTCATGGCTACCTGCAGCAATGGTTGCTCCAACTCCCGTTAGTGCACTGCTTCATGCAGTCGCTGTTGTAAAATCGGGAATTTTTGCTATTATACGGATGAGTTATTTTATCTTTGGGACAGAAATAATTAGGCAGCTCCATATAAATATATTTTTAAGTATTCTGATAGTAATTTCAATTTTAATGGGTTCATTCTTAGCATTACATCAAGAAAATTTAAAA from the Clostridium sp. CM027 genome contains:
- a CDS encoding complex I subunit 5 family protein, whose translation is MSLIESFPLTIILILFISAFIMPLIKNTKIVKGISLISMTIVMILAVINLIFVINKGGYLYRIGHFNAPYGIEFRIGIIEAIMGLVFTFVSLMIIWYSIYSIEKEIKESKVALYYLLINILIGSLLGVVYSNDLFNCFVFIEVGTLASCGTIIVKDKKENIKATMKYLIMSCIGSGLVLMGIAYLYSMTGHLNIDYIHEILIKSHLNYPNAVLISIVLFIVGLGVKSAMFPLHNWLPDAHSSAPTSSSALLSSLVLKAFILLLIKILYRLYGIEIIKYYSVLNIILILGSLGMIMGSVFAIFQKNIKRVIAYSTVAQMGYIFLGIGLGTDLGVSIAIFHIIGHSVTKSALFLLVGGMIEQTGHKTLEHLKGIGREMPLTLGLFSMGALSMIGIPILPGFVSKWHLSLASIASGDTILVAVILLSSLLNAVYYFPIIINGFFGEENLQDKVYKSKSKPVKELMPVIFLVISMVYVGLTSSGIIDLISLGLK
- a CDS encoding monovalent cation/H+ antiporter subunit D family protein, which codes for MATIKLDEKKRNIFVSMGVILNFIFLVTIFYVFGESRTHLFKINEFLDIYFKIDKLSILFSLLVAILWIFTAFYAIEYMKHEGKERKFYTFFLATLGVTIGIAFSGNLITLYAFYEFLTLSTFPLVIHTDSKEALKSGKKYLIYSFVGATLVLLGMILLFSITKDTTFDAHGILPALTNDNKNLYLVSYVSMFLGFGVKAALVPFHSWLPAAMVAPTPVSALLHAVAVVKSGIFAIIRMSYFIFGTEIIRQLHINIFLSILIVISILMGSFLALHQENLKKRLAYSTISQLGYVLLGVVLLNEDAFVGGLLHLINHAVIKIVLFFCVGAIMYTTGKTEISQIRGIGKQMPITMGCFSVAAISLIGIPPTNGFVSKWFLAQGGLTEGKMVFPAILLISALLTALYLLPVIKEAFFKKGENTIVKEAPIKMLLPIVMITIIIVLLGLFPNMLISFIQKIASEVI
- the mbhE gene encoding hydrogen gas-evolving membrane-bound hydrogenase subunit E — encoded protein: MRKFLSIGITATLIMILLLGVNELPKFGQYDNPANNEVAHYYIEKTTKETGAMNIVTGIILDYRAFDTFVESSVLFTASIIVLLLLKKERNPKDTGTYEIIIKSTILKEVSKVLIPCIQIFGIYIIFYGHLSPGGGFAGGTIIGTSFILYRIIYGKKFTDKKLPYARLITYLCGAIMFYGLLKGYSFITGGNHLGLPQPSLGTPGNILSGGFLLPLNILVGSIVAITIYFFFNLFDRGEI
- a CDS encoding sodium:proton antiporter, translated to MEGLINNYYETGAIILFGIGFAILLLHNNLIKKIIGMNIMDTAIFLFFIAKGYILGKDAPIIIGAHKGIQGYINPVPSALMLTGIVVAVSTTAFALALTVRLYEGYGTIELDEIIKMRSD